From the genome of Meleagris gallopavo isolate NT-WF06-2002-E0010 breed Aviagen turkey brand Nicholas breeding stock chromosome 24, Turkey_5.1, whole genome shotgun sequence, one region includes:
- the NSD3 gene encoding histone-lysine N-methyltransferase NSD3 isoform X1 has product MDFSFSFMQGIMGNTIQQPPQLIDSANIRQEDAFDASSDIAEDGGQTPYEAALQQGFQYPTPTAEDLPPIANGYPATINVYEPQAKFQTYSQYPNGSANGFGTVRNFSPPEYYHVENSNARPHEVLEKPSPPQPPPPPPSVSQTVIPKKTGSPEIKLKITKTIQNGRELFESSLCGDLLNEVQASEYAKAKHEGRKEKRKKSSKHDSSRSEERKSHKIPKLEPEEQNRPNERLSMLSERPREDAVLEEAPVQQFLPSLPTQASHDIKFQVGDLVWSKVGTYPWWPCMVSCDPQLDVHTKINTRGAREYHVQFFSNQPERAWVHEKRVREYKGHKQYEQLLAEAAKQASNHSEKQKIRKPRPQRERAQWDIGIAHAEKALKMTREERIEQYTFIYIDKEPEEVLSKAKKTAASKSETKKNRRPKPALNTQAEHGNVITGSPSSAELRRQSQRRQSSAEEEEPPPVKIAWKTAAARKSLPASITMHNLDLQKCNMSPVVKIEQVFALQNAAGDGKLIDQFVYSTKGVGNKAEISVKGQEKLNSSSSQRNEKATCNVQNASSPETTSGSAGSVEKKQQRRSIRTRSESEKSTEVVPKKKIKKEQVEMVPLAAVKTGLQKGASEISDSCKPLKKRSRASTDVELTSSAYRDASDSDSRGLNDLQGSFGKRSDSPSAAVDADASDVQSVDSSLSRRGTGTNKKDTVCQICESSGESLVSCEGECCSTFHMECLGLKAMPEEKFFCTECKNGEHTCFSCKLPGKDVKRCSVSACGKFYHEACVRKFATALFESRGFRCPQHCCSACSVDKDIHKASKGRMVRCFRCPIAYHSGDGCIAAGSLFVSSHILICSNHSKRNHSSSAVNVGFCFVCARGLVVQDHSDPLFSSYAYKSHYLLNESNRAELMKLPMIPPPSSASKKKCEKGGKLLCCESCPASFHPECLNIDMPEGCWNCNDCKAGKKLRYKQIVWVKLGNYRWWPAEICNPRSVPLNIQGLKHDIGDFPVFFFGSHDYYWVHQGRVFPYVEGDKSFAEGQTSINKTFKKALEEAAKRFQELKAQRESKEALEIERNSRKPPPYKHIKSNKVIGKVQIQVADLSEIPRCNCKPSDENPCGLESECLNRMLQYECHPQVCPAGERCQNQCFTKRLYPDAEIIKTDRRGWGLRTKRNIKKGEFVNEYVGELIDEEECRLRIKRAHENSVTNFYMLTVTKDRIIDAGPKGNYSRFMNHSCNPNCETQKWTVNGDIRVGLFALCDIPAGMELTFNYNLDCLGNGRTECHCGAENCSGFLGVRPKTAFATANEEKVKNAKLKQKKRKIKTEQKQMHEDNCFQCGDGGELVMCDKKDCPKAYHLLCLNLTQPPFGKWECPWHQCDICSNPAVSFCEFCPHSFCKDHEKGALVASALDGRLCCSTHDPKSPVAPEYWNKIKCKLEPQSPVEEAKE; this is encoded by the exons AtggatttctctttctctttcatgcAAGGGATCATGGGAAACACAAttcagcaaccacctcagctCATTGACTCAGCCAACATCCGCCAGGAGGATGCCTTTGATGCCAGCAGTGACATTGCTGAAGATGGTGGACAGACACCATACGAAGCTGCCCTACAGCAAGGCTTTCAGTACCCAACACCCACGGCGGAGGATCTGCCCCCCATTGCTAACGGCTACCCGGCCACCATCAACGTGTACGAACCTCAAGCCAAATTCCAGACGTACAGTCAATATCCCAATGGTTCTGCCAATGGTTTTGGTACAGTTAGAAACTTTAGTCCCCCAGAGTATTACCACGTGGAAAACTCGAATGCGAGGCCACACGAAGTTCTGGAAAAGCCTTCCCCTCCGCAGCCACCCCCACCACCACCTTCAGTTTCACAGACGGTGATTCCAAAGAAGACTGGCTCACCAGAAATCAAACTAAAAATAACCAAAACTATCCAGAACGGCAGGGAATTGTTTGAGTCCTCTCTTTGTGGGGACCTTTTAAATGAAGTACAAGCGAGTGAGTATGCTAAGGCAAAACatgaagggagaaaagagaaaaggaaaaaaagtagcaagCATGACTCTTCCCGATCGGAAGAGCGCAAGTCGCACAAAATTCCAAAATTAGAACCAGAGGAACAAAAT AGACCAAATGAGAGGCTTAGCATGCTGTCTGAAAGGCCAAGAGAAGATGCAGTGTTGGAGGAAGCCCCG GTGCAGCAGTTCTTGCCttctcttccaacacaagccagCCATGACATCAAGTTTCAGGTTGGCGATCTGGTTTGGTCCAAGGTGGGAACATACCCATGGTGGCCTTGCATGGTTTCATGTGATCCACAGCTTGATGTTCATACCAAAATCAATACAAGAG GTGCCCGTGAATACCATGTTCAGTTTTTTAGCAACCAGCCAGAACGGGCGTGGGTGCACGAGAAGCGAGTTCGGGAGTACAAAGGACACAAACAATACGAGCAGTTATTGGCAGAGGCTGCTAAGCAAGCCAGCAACcattctgagaaacagaag ATTCGCAAACCAAGGCCACAAAGAGAGCGTGCTCAGTGGGATATTGGTATTGCCCACGCTGAGAAAGCGTTGAAAATGACTCGGGAAGAAAGGATAGAACAATACACCTTCATTTATATAGACAAAGAGCCAGAGGAGGTTTTGTCAAAAGCCAAAAAGACTGCTGCTTCTAAATCGGAGACCAAGAAGAACCGGCGTCCAAAGCCAGCGTTGAACACCCAGGCAGAGCATGGCAATGTGATAACAGGATCACCTTCCAGTGCAGAGCTGCGAAGGCAGAGCCAACGGAGGCAGTCGAGTGCGGAAGAGGAGGAGCCACCACCTGTGAAAATTGCATGGAAAACAGCTGCAGCTAGAAAATCCTTACCAGCCTCGATAACCATGCACAACTTGGATCTTCAAAAATGTAACATGTCTCCGGTTGTTAAAATTGAACAGGTTTTTGCTCTTCAAAATGCTGCTGGGGATGGAAAACTCATCGATCAGTTTGTTTATTCCACTAAG ggaGTTGgtaacaaagcagaaataagcGTCAAAGGACAAGAGAAGCTTAATTCTTCATCCAGTCAGAGGAATGAAAAAGCAACGTGCAATGTGCAAAACGCATCCTCTCCTGAAACAACTTCTGGGTCAGCAG gtTCTGTAGAAAAGAAGCAACAGAGAAGATCCATTCGAACCCGCTCAGAGTCTGAGAAATCCACCGAAGTTGTGCCAAAGAAGAAGATCAAAAAGGAGCAG GTTGAAATGGTTCCACTGGCAGCAGTGAAGACAGGCCTGCAGAAAG GTGCCAGCGAGATTTCAGATTCTTGTAAACCTTTAAAGAAGAGGAGTCGAGCCTCAACTGATGTGGAACTGACGAGCTCAGCTTACAGAGATGCTTCTGACTCTGATTCAAGAGGACTCAATGATTTACAG GGTAGTTTTGGAAAGCGTTCGGACAGCCCATCAGCTGCTGTCGATGCTGATGCTTCTGATGTGCAGTCAGTGGATTCCAGCTTATCCAGGAGAGGAACtggaacaaataaaaaagacacCGTTTGTCAG ATCTGTGAGAGCTCTGGTGAGTCACTGGTGTCCTGTGAGGGCGAGTGCTGCAGCACCTTTCATATGGAGTGTCTGGGCCTGAAGGCGATGCCGGAGGAGAAGTTCTTCTGCACAGAGTGTAAAAATG GAGAACACACGTGCTTTTCTTGCAAGCTTCCTGGCAAAGATGTGAAGCGCTGCTCTGTCAGCGCGTGCGGTAAATTCTACCACGAGGCGTGCGTGCGCAAGTTTGCCACAGCTCTGTTTGAATCACGAGGATTTCGGTGCCCTCAGCattgctgctctgcctgctccgTGGATAAGGACATCCATAAAGCAAGCAAAg GTCGCATGGTGAGATGTTTCAGATGTCCCATTGCCTATCACTCAGGAGATGGCTGTATTGCTGCAGGAAGCTTATTTGTGTCATCCCACATTCTCATCTGTAGTAACCATTCCAAAAGGAATCACTCCTCATCAGCTGTAAATGTAGGCTTTTGTTTCGTTTGTGCAAGAG GGCTGGTAGTGCAGGATCATTCAGACCCCCTGTTCAGTTCATATGCCTATAAATCCCACTACCTACTGAATGAATCAAATCGTGCTGAGTTGATGAAATTACCTATGATTCCTCCTCCTTCGTCAGCTTCcaaaaagaaatgtgagaaaG GTGGAAAACTGTTGTGCTGTGAGTCCTGCCCAGCTTCCTTTCACCCTGAGTGTCTCAACATAGACATGCCTGAAGGATGTTGGAATTGCAATGACTGTAAAGCTGGCAAGAAGCTTCGTTACAAGCAGATTGTTTGGGTCAAGCTTGGAAATTACAG GTGGTGGCCAGCAGAGATCTGCAATCCCAGGTCTGTGCCTCTCAACATACAGGGCCTCAAACATGATATCGGGGACTTCccagtatttttctttggttcACATGACTACTATTGGGTACACCAGGGCAGAGTTTTCCCTTATGTTGAAGGAGATAAAAGCTTTGCTGAGGGGCAAACTAGTATTAACAAGACCTTCAAGAAAG CACTTGAAGAAGCAGCAAAGCGTTTCCAGGAGCTGAaagcacaaagagaaagcaaagaagcattagaaattgaaagaaattcAAGGAAACCTCCACCATATAAACACATTAAA TCCAACAAGGTAATAGGGAAGGTTCAGATTCAGGTGGCTGACCTGTCAGAAATCCCCCGCTGTAACTGCAAGCCATCTGATGAGAACCCGTGTGGTCTGGAGTCAGAATGTCTGAACAGGATGCTGCAGTATGAGTGCCACCCCCAGGTGTGCCCAGCAGGAGAGAGGTGTCAGAACCAGTGCTTCACCAAAAGGCTCTACCCTGATGCTGAAATCATCAAAACCGATCGACGTGGATGGGGTCTCAGGACAAAAAGGAACATTAAAAAG GGTGAATTTGTGAATGAATACGTTGGGGAGCTAATTGATGAAGAAGAGTGCAGACTGCGAATTAAACGTGCCCATGAAAACAGTGTAACCAATTTTTATATGTTAACAGTTACAAAG GATCGGATAATAGATGCTGGTCCAAAGGGGAATTATTCTCGCTTTATGAACCATAGTTGTAATCCAAACTGTGAAACACAGAAATGGACAGTGAATGGTGACATCAGAGTTGGGCTGTTTGCTCTTTGTGACATTCCTGCAG GAATGGAGTTAACATTTAATTATAATTTGGATTGCCTTGGGAATGGTAGGACTGAGTGTCACTGCGGAGCAGAAAACTGCAGTGGTTTCCTAGGAGTGCGTCCAAAG ACAGCATTTGCAACAGCAAATGAAGAGAAGGTGAAGAATGCaaaattaaagcagaagaaGCGGAAAATAAAAACGGAACAGAAGCAGATGCACGAAGACAACTGTTTCCAGTGTGGAGATGGGGGAGAACTTGTCATGTGTGATAAAAAGGACTGTCCCAAAGCTTACCACCTCCTATGCCTTAACCTGACTCAACCACCTTTTG GAAAGTGGGAATGTCCGTGGCATCAGTGTGACATCTGTAGCAATCCTGCAGTTTCGTTCTGTGAGTTCTGCCCTCATTCATTCTGTAAGGATCACGAGAAAGGAGCCCTGGTGGCATCGGCACTGGACGGCCGTCTCTGCTGCTCCACACATGACCCCAAATCTCCCGTGGCACCTGAGTACTGGAACAAGATAAAATGCAAATTGGAACCTCAGAGTCCTGTAGAAGAAGCAAAAGAgtga
- the NSD3 gene encoding histone-lysine N-methyltransferase NSD3 isoform X2 has product MDFSFSFMQGIMGNTIQQPPQLIDSANIRQEDAFDASSDIAEDGGQTPYEAALQQGFQYPTPTAEDLPPIANGYPATINVYEPQAKFQTYSQYPNGSANGFGTVRNFSPPEYYHVENSNARPHEVLEKPSPPQPPPPPPSVSQTVIPKKTGSPEIKLKITKTIQNGRELFESSLCGDLLNEVQASEYAKAKHEGRKEKRKKSSKHDSSRSEERKSHKIPKLEPEEQNRPNERLSMLSERPREDAVLEEAPVQQFLPSLPTQASHDIKFQVGDLVWSKVGTYPWWPCMVSCDPQLDVHTKINTRGAREYHVQFFSNQPERAWVHEKRVREYKGHKQYEQLLAEAAKQASNHSEKQKIRKPRPQRERAQWDIGIAHAEKALKMTREERIEQYTFIYIDKEPEEVLSKAKKTAASKSETKKNRRPKPALNTQAEHGNVITGSPSSAELRRQSQRRQSSAEEEEPPPVKIAWKTAAARKSLPASITMHNLDLQKCNMSPVVKIEQVFALQNAAGDGKLIDQFVYSTKGVGNKAEISVKGQEKLNSSSSQRNEKATCNVQNASSPETTSGSAGSVEKKQQRRSIRTRSESEKSTEVVPKKKIKKEQVEMVPLAAVKTGLQKGASEISDSCKPLKKRSRASTDVELTSSAYRDASDSDSRGLNDLQGSFGKRSDSPSAAVDADASDVQSVDSSLSRRGTGTNKKDTVCQICESSGESLVSCEGECCSTFHMECLGLKAMPEEKFFCTECKNGEHTCFSCKLPGKDVKRCSVSACGKFYHEACVRKFATALFESRGFRCPQHCCSACSVDKDIHKASKGRMVRCFRCPIAYHSGDGCIAAGSLFVSSHILICSNHSKRNHSSSAVNVGFCFVCARGGKLLCCESCPASFHPECLNIDMPEGCWNCNDCKAGKKLRYKQIVWVKLGNYRWWPAEICNPRSVPLNIQGLKHDIGDFPVFFFGSHDYYWVHQGRVFPYVEGDKSFAEGQTSINKTFKKALEEAAKRFQELKAQRESKEALEIERNSRKPPPYKHIKSNKVIGKVQIQVADLSEIPRCNCKPSDENPCGLESECLNRMLQYECHPQVCPAGERCQNQCFTKRLYPDAEIIKTDRRGWGLRTKRNIKKGEFVNEYVGELIDEEECRLRIKRAHENSVTNFYMLTVTKDRIIDAGPKGNYSRFMNHSCNPNCETQKWTVNGDIRVGLFALCDIPAGMELTFNYNLDCLGNGRTECHCGAENCSGFLGVRPKTAFATANEEKVKNAKLKQKKRKIKTEQKQMHEDNCFQCGDGGELVMCDKKDCPKAYHLLCLNLTQPPFGKWECPWHQCDICSNPAVSFCEFCPHSFCKDHEKGALVASALDGRLCCSTHDPKSPVAPEYWNKIKCKLEPQSPVEEAKE; this is encoded by the exons AtggatttctctttctctttcatgcAAGGGATCATGGGAAACACAAttcagcaaccacctcagctCATTGACTCAGCCAACATCCGCCAGGAGGATGCCTTTGATGCCAGCAGTGACATTGCTGAAGATGGTGGACAGACACCATACGAAGCTGCCCTACAGCAAGGCTTTCAGTACCCAACACCCACGGCGGAGGATCTGCCCCCCATTGCTAACGGCTACCCGGCCACCATCAACGTGTACGAACCTCAAGCCAAATTCCAGACGTACAGTCAATATCCCAATGGTTCTGCCAATGGTTTTGGTACAGTTAGAAACTTTAGTCCCCCAGAGTATTACCACGTGGAAAACTCGAATGCGAGGCCACACGAAGTTCTGGAAAAGCCTTCCCCTCCGCAGCCACCCCCACCACCACCTTCAGTTTCACAGACGGTGATTCCAAAGAAGACTGGCTCACCAGAAATCAAACTAAAAATAACCAAAACTATCCAGAACGGCAGGGAATTGTTTGAGTCCTCTCTTTGTGGGGACCTTTTAAATGAAGTACAAGCGAGTGAGTATGCTAAGGCAAAACatgaagggagaaaagagaaaaggaaaaaaagtagcaagCATGACTCTTCCCGATCGGAAGAGCGCAAGTCGCACAAAATTCCAAAATTAGAACCAGAGGAACAAAAT AGACCAAATGAGAGGCTTAGCATGCTGTCTGAAAGGCCAAGAGAAGATGCAGTGTTGGAGGAAGCCCCG GTGCAGCAGTTCTTGCCttctcttccaacacaagccagCCATGACATCAAGTTTCAGGTTGGCGATCTGGTTTGGTCCAAGGTGGGAACATACCCATGGTGGCCTTGCATGGTTTCATGTGATCCACAGCTTGATGTTCATACCAAAATCAATACAAGAG GTGCCCGTGAATACCATGTTCAGTTTTTTAGCAACCAGCCAGAACGGGCGTGGGTGCACGAGAAGCGAGTTCGGGAGTACAAAGGACACAAACAATACGAGCAGTTATTGGCAGAGGCTGCTAAGCAAGCCAGCAACcattctgagaaacagaag ATTCGCAAACCAAGGCCACAAAGAGAGCGTGCTCAGTGGGATATTGGTATTGCCCACGCTGAGAAAGCGTTGAAAATGACTCGGGAAGAAAGGATAGAACAATACACCTTCATTTATATAGACAAAGAGCCAGAGGAGGTTTTGTCAAAAGCCAAAAAGACTGCTGCTTCTAAATCGGAGACCAAGAAGAACCGGCGTCCAAAGCCAGCGTTGAACACCCAGGCAGAGCATGGCAATGTGATAACAGGATCACCTTCCAGTGCAGAGCTGCGAAGGCAGAGCCAACGGAGGCAGTCGAGTGCGGAAGAGGAGGAGCCACCACCTGTGAAAATTGCATGGAAAACAGCTGCAGCTAGAAAATCCTTACCAGCCTCGATAACCATGCACAACTTGGATCTTCAAAAATGTAACATGTCTCCGGTTGTTAAAATTGAACAGGTTTTTGCTCTTCAAAATGCTGCTGGGGATGGAAAACTCATCGATCAGTTTGTTTATTCCACTAAG ggaGTTGgtaacaaagcagaaataagcGTCAAAGGACAAGAGAAGCTTAATTCTTCATCCAGTCAGAGGAATGAAAAAGCAACGTGCAATGTGCAAAACGCATCCTCTCCTGAAACAACTTCTGGGTCAGCAG gtTCTGTAGAAAAGAAGCAACAGAGAAGATCCATTCGAACCCGCTCAGAGTCTGAGAAATCCACCGAAGTTGTGCCAAAGAAGAAGATCAAAAAGGAGCAG GTTGAAATGGTTCCACTGGCAGCAGTGAAGACAGGCCTGCAGAAAG GTGCCAGCGAGATTTCAGATTCTTGTAAACCTTTAAAGAAGAGGAGTCGAGCCTCAACTGATGTGGAACTGACGAGCTCAGCTTACAGAGATGCTTCTGACTCTGATTCAAGAGGACTCAATGATTTACAG GGTAGTTTTGGAAAGCGTTCGGACAGCCCATCAGCTGCTGTCGATGCTGATGCTTCTGATGTGCAGTCAGTGGATTCCAGCTTATCCAGGAGAGGAACtggaacaaataaaaaagacacCGTTTGTCAG ATCTGTGAGAGCTCTGGTGAGTCACTGGTGTCCTGTGAGGGCGAGTGCTGCAGCACCTTTCATATGGAGTGTCTGGGCCTGAAGGCGATGCCGGAGGAGAAGTTCTTCTGCACAGAGTGTAAAAATG GAGAACACACGTGCTTTTCTTGCAAGCTTCCTGGCAAAGATGTGAAGCGCTGCTCTGTCAGCGCGTGCGGTAAATTCTACCACGAGGCGTGCGTGCGCAAGTTTGCCACAGCTCTGTTTGAATCACGAGGATTTCGGTGCCCTCAGCattgctgctctgcctgctccgTGGATAAGGACATCCATAAAGCAAGCAAAg GTCGCATGGTGAGATGTTTCAGATGTCCCATTGCCTATCACTCAGGAGATGGCTGTATTGCTGCAGGAAGCTTATTTGTGTCATCCCACATTCTCATCTGTAGTAACCATTCCAAAAGGAATCACTCCTCATCAGCTGTAAATGTAGGCTTTTGTTTCGTTTGTGCAAGAG GTGGAAAACTGTTGTGCTGTGAGTCCTGCCCAGCTTCCTTTCACCCTGAGTGTCTCAACATAGACATGCCTGAAGGATGTTGGAATTGCAATGACTGTAAAGCTGGCAAGAAGCTTCGTTACAAGCAGATTGTTTGGGTCAAGCTTGGAAATTACAG GTGGTGGCCAGCAGAGATCTGCAATCCCAGGTCTGTGCCTCTCAACATACAGGGCCTCAAACATGATATCGGGGACTTCccagtatttttctttggttcACATGACTACTATTGGGTACACCAGGGCAGAGTTTTCCCTTATGTTGAAGGAGATAAAAGCTTTGCTGAGGGGCAAACTAGTATTAACAAGACCTTCAAGAAAG CACTTGAAGAAGCAGCAAAGCGTTTCCAGGAGCTGAaagcacaaagagaaagcaaagaagcattagaaattgaaagaaattcAAGGAAACCTCCACCATATAAACACATTAAA TCCAACAAGGTAATAGGGAAGGTTCAGATTCAGGTGGCTGACCTGTCAGAAATCCCCCGCTGTAACTGCAAGCCATCTGATGAGAACCCGTGTGGTCTGGAGTCAGAATGTCTGAACAGGATGCTGCAGTATGAGTGCCACCCCCAGGTGTGCCCAGCAGGAGAGAGGTGTCAGAACCAGTGCTTCACCAAAAGGCTCTACCCTGATGCTGAAATCATCAAAACCGATCGACGTGGATGGGGTCTCAGGACAAAAAGGAACATTAAAAAG GGTGAATTTGTGAATGAATACGTTGGGGAGCTAATTGATGAAGAAGAGTGCAGACTGCGAATTAAACGTGCCCATGAAAACAGTGTAACCAATTTTTATATGTTAACAGTTACAAAG GATCGGATAATAGATGCTGGTCCAAAGGGGAATTATTCTCGCTTTATGAACCATAGTTGTAATCCAAACTGTGAAACACAGAAATGGACAGTGAATGGTGACATCAGAGTTGGGCTGTTTGCTCTTTGTGACATTCCTGCAG GAATGGAGTTAACATTTAATTATAATTTGGATTGCCTTGGGAATGGTAGGACTGAGTGTCACTGCGGAGCAGAAAACTGCAGTGGTTTCCTAGGAGTGCGTCCAAAG ACAGCATTTGCAACAGCAAATGAAGAGAAGGTGAAGAATGCaaaattaaagcagaagaaGCGGAAAATAAAAACGGAACAGAAGCAGATGCACGAAGACAACTGTTTCCAGTGTGGAGATGGGGGAGAACTTGTCATGTGTGATAAAAAGGACTGTCCCAAAGCTTACCACCTCCTATGCCTTAACCTGACTCAACCACCTTTTG GAAAGTGGGAATGTCCGTGGCATCAGTGTGACATCTGTAGCAATCCTGCAGTTTCGTTCTGTGAGTTCTGCCCTCATTCATTCTGTAAGGATCACGAGAAAGGAGCCCTGGTGGCATCGGCACTGGACGGCCGTCTCTGCTGCTCCACACATGACCCCAAATCTCCCGTGGCACCTGAGTACTGGAACAAGATAAAATGCAAATTGGAACCTCAGAGTCCTGTAGAAGAAGCAAAAGAgtga